One Pyrofollis japonicus DNA window includes the following coding sequences:
- a CDS encoding 50S ribosomal protein L40e yields the protein MAGVRDPEIMKIVYNRVLNKLVCRKCGALNPPGAKKCRRCKSKNLRPKKAFIGMKRG from the coding sequence ATGGCTGGCGTGCGGGACCCGGAGATAATGAAGATAGTGTATAATAGGGTTCTCAATAAGCTCGTTTGCAGAAAGTGCGGTGCGCTAAATCCTCCGGGCGCTAAGAAGTGTAGGCGCTGCAAGAGCAAGAACCTTCGCCCGAAGAAGGCATTCATAGGCATGAAGAGAGGCTAG
- a CDS encoding RAD55 family ATPase, producing the protein MPHTDMVSFGIPLLDKLLPKGVWRSSFMLLAGEGGTGKSYILHLLAASTLKRNEPVVYIALDDDPKDIVSSLEAKGVDVENYVENKMLLLVDGYGGRYGYETNTHVAERLRSLDIHAAVSTITRVLDSANISGKGIVVIDSLNPFFQWHETNMVYDFVNMVRILVSKKRNILVAATLHTPTQLYADIAATMEYMVDVFIVLRYHSAATEAGYPVKEILVKKARGTPVAYGWVPFMITDQGIEEVRIRYRSAEEGERQGAQQ; encoded by the coding sequence ATGCCTCATACCGACATGGTTAGTTTTGGAATCCCTCTTCTAGACAAGCTACTCCCCAAAGGCGTATGGCGTAGCAGCTTCATGCTTCTCGCCGGTGAGGGTGGAACAGGTAAATCATATATTCTCCACTTGCTCGCTGCCAGCACCCTTAAGAGAAATGAGCCCGTTGTATATATCGCTCTAGACGATGACCCTAAGGACATTGTCAGCTCGCTTGAAGCTAAGGGCGTAGATGTAGAAAACTACGTAGAGAATAAGATGTTATTGCTCGTAGACGGCTATGGAGGCAGGTATGGTTATGAAACGAATACCCACGTAGCTGAAAGACTGCGTAGCCTAGACATTCATGCAGCAGTGTCAACTATAACCCGCGTACTAGACTCGGCAAATATTAGTGGAAAAGGCATAGTGGTTATCGATAGTCTGAACCCATTCTTCCAGTGGCATGAAACTAACATGGTATACGACTTCGTCAACATGGTTAGGATATTGGTTTCTAAGAAGCGAAACATACTCGTCGCAGCGACTCTGCACACACCGACACAGCTGTACGCGGACATAGCTGCGACAATGGAGTACATGGTTGATGTCTTCATAGTGCTTCGTTACCACTCAGCAGCGACAGAAGCCGGGTACCCTGTTAAGGAAATATTGGTAAAGAAGGCAAGGGGTACGCCGGTCGCTTATGGCTGGGTTCCCTTTATGATAACAGACCAAGGCATTGAAGAAGTTAGGATAAGGTATAGATCGGCAGAAGAAGGCGAGAGGCAAGGAGCACAGCAATAG
- a CDS encoding prefoldin subunit beta, producing the protein MAQRLPPEIENKLTRFQSLQAQYTRLVQERSAVEAEIAEVQRVLKLLEEAGDDAPVYRMQAGILVRVDKSKLVQELKDRLEILEIRLQKLKKQEEEVKKQLDQIAKEIKEFQAKTTLGKQGAGS; encoded by the coding sequence ATGGCTCAAAGACTCCCCCCAGAAATAGAGAATAAGCTTACACGCTTCCAGAGCCTGCAAGCCCAATACACTAGGCTCGTTCAAGAGCGCTCAGCTGTTGAGGCCGAAATAGCTGAGGTTCAGCGCGTACTGAAGCTCCTTGAAGAGGCCGGCGACGATGCACCGGTTTACAGGATGCAGGCAGGCATACTTGTCCGCGTTGATAAGTCAAAGCTGGTACAAGAGCTAAAGGATAGGCTTGAGATACTTGAGATAAGGCTCCAGAAGCTCAAGAAGCAGGAGGAGGAAGTAAAGAAACAGCTTGACCAGATTGCAAAGGAGATAAAGGAATTCCAGGCAAAAACAACGCTGGGTAAGCAGGGCGCAGGAAGCTAG
- a CDS encoding ATP-binding protein yields MTLNLQEIGEEIGIVLSNATASLAPIALRRDKELDVREEDLVIIRDEGLGDGYYMLGVIRWITRYEPFLRRSVHNVYIEHPEALSSEVVMPFSNAFVEIYGAICDGGKPCTRRGFVSNVYPPTPGSKVYKLVKADDLSRYLTVAEPISVGVHKYSDWRLPLDSAWLNYHIGVFGATGTGKSRLILRLITEIVRTGYGLIVFDHNGVDYAPFAEKIGAEVIDASSIRIEPKIFASIVGRLVDVQGTQRDVVEVAALCYAMKTYRDKDDRYNKYGLEECGRFIAQSSTSHHLYSKKQEKQSMTPKEEFIQVLDKAIRLLYTRGADAAAVKLKLLTRLNIPDYVFEKLRDRVLEPEDIVLKALKGKAVVIDMSTEQDIEVKRGIIASVASAVWSHIAATRSEARLGLVVDEAQNYACEYCGEAGKALETIAREGRKWKYFIIVASQRVSRDIRPGVRSNLGTVFFSRLQASGDLQELSGYLDLGRVSEANLAMLARREFYVAGLMNPLRRPMLLLVDDISYMKNS; encoded by the coding sequence TTGACGCTTAACCTACAAGAGATTGGTGAAGAAATTGGCATTGTTCTGAGCAACGCCACTGCATCACTTGCCCCCATAGCGCTTCGCCGCGACAAGGAGCTAGATGTCCGCGAAGAAGACCTAGTTATAATCCGGGATGAAGGCTTAGGCGATGGCTACTACATGCTTGGTGTGATAAGGTGGATAACACGCTATGAACCCTTCCTGCGTAGGAGCGTACACAACGTTTACATAGAGCATCCGGAAGCCCTGAGCTCCGAGGTAGTGATGCCCTTCTCTAACGCCTTCGTCGAAATCTACGGAGCCATATGTGACGGGGGGAAACCGTGCACTCGCCGGGGATTCGTTAGCAATGTTTATCCTCCTACACCGGGAAGCAAGGTCTACAAACTGGTAAAGGCCGATGATCTTTCTAGATACCTTACAGTTGCTGAGCCGATAAGCGTTGGTGTGCACAAGTATAGTGATTGGAGGCTGCCGCTTGACTCTGCTTGGCTTAACTACCATATTGGAGTATTCGGCGCGACGGGCACGGGAAAGAGTAGGCTAATACTGAGACTGATCACAGAGATAGTGCGCACCGGATACGGGCTAATCGTCTTTGATCACAATGGCGTTGATTATGCACCGTTCGCGGAGAAAATTGGAGCAGAAGTTATTGACGCCTCATCTATAAGGATTGAACCAAAGATCTTTGCATCAATAGTTGGTAGGCTTGTTGATGTACAGGGTACGCAGAGGGATGTAGTAGAGGTCGCCGCCCTGTGCTATGCTATGAAGACTTATCGTGACAAGGATGACCGGTACAACAAGTACGGCTTAGAGGAGTGTGGCCGTTTCATAGCGCAGAGTAGTACGTCTCATCACCTTTACTCAAAGAAGCAGGAAAAGCAGTCCATGACGCCGAAAGAGGAGTTCATACAAGTACTTGATAAGGCTATCAGACTACTCTACACCCGCGGAGCTGACGCGGCAGCCGTCAAGCTTAAGCTACTGACCCGCCTCAATATACCAGACTATGTCTTCGAGAAGCTCAGAGACAGGGTATTGGAGCCGGAAGACATAGTACTGAAGGCCTTAAAGGGTAAAGCCGTAGTAATTGATATGAGCACTGAGCAAGACATAGAGGTGAAAAGAGGCATTATTGCATCAGTTGCCTCGGCCGTCTGGAGCCACATAGCGGCAACGAGGAGCGAGGCAAGACTAGGCTTAGTTGTCGATGAGGCCCAGAACTATGCGTGCGAATACTGTGGCGAGGCGGGCAAAGCTCTCGAGACAATAGCTAGGGAGGGCAGAAAGTGGAAGTACTTCATAATAGTAGCGAGCCAGCGCGTAAGCAGAGATATACGGCCAGGCGTAAGGAGTAATCTCGGAACGGTGTTCTTCTCAAGGCTACAAGCAAGCGGTGATCTACAGGAACTATCGGGCTACCTCGACCTTGGCAGGGTCAGTGAAGCCAACCTCGCCATGCTCGCGAGGAGAGAATTCTACGTAGCAGGGCTGATGAACCCGTTGAGAAGACCAATGCTCCTGCTGGTAGACGATATTAGCTATATGAAAAACTCGTGA
- a CDS encoding DNA glycosylase family protein, with the protein MEAIRLVGPVYEAYLEASSDFDFDATASTYSFGWVYDGFSLKLELCPGAVAVLERLRENWLAMKVYAGPSSSCWEERVGFVEELIGAWEDLSDYILLGRGDPLVGGVIDVFPGLRLRETSLWSAFLVAVCQQNASFKQGWGMLYRLYRNASRRLIIPGIGVFLETPRPEKLSYSVLRGSGFGYRARTVMEAIRKRVYEKNCAEVDELRDVRGVGGYTLALVRLLACRDYSVLPLDRWLRRLASEAYGVEEHAVASELRRRFGSFVGLAAWHTTIAFDAEPISRALKRLREGKNKPGLVEPSPMSLWRHTPSE; encoded by the coding sequence TTGGAAGCTATAAGGCTAGTTGGCCCCGTTTACGAAGCCTATCTCGAGGCAAGCAGTGATTTCGACTTCGATGCGACAGCCAGCACCTATAGCTTCGGATGGGTGTATGACGGCTTCTCGTTAAAGCTCGAACTATGTCCTGGCGCAGTGGCTGTGCTGGAGCGCCTCCGCGAAAACTGGCTAGCCATGAAGGTCTATGCAGGACCAAGTAGCTCTTGCTGGGAAGAAAGAGTAGGCTTTGTTGAAGAACTTATTGGCGCGTGGGAAGACCTCTCCGATTATATCCTACTAGGTCGCGGTGACCCCCTTGTAGGTGGAGTAATAGATGTGTTTCCTGGCCTCAGGCTCCGAGAAACAAGCCTATGGAGCGCTTTCCTTGTCGCTGTTTGTCAGCAGAATGCAAGCTTTAAGCAAGGCTGGGGTATGCTTTACCGGCTTTACCGTAATGCTTCAAGAAGGCTAATTATTCCAGGCATAGGTGTTTTCCTCGAGACTCCGCGCCCCGAGAAACTCAGCTATAGTGTCCTCCGCGGCTCTGGTTTCGGTTACCGAGCCCGCACAGTTATGGAGGCTATTCGGAAGAGGGTCTATGAGAAGAACTGTGCCGAGGTAGACGAGCTCCGCGACGTTAGGGGCGTAGGAGGCTATACCTTAGCCTTGGTGAGGCTCCTTGCGTGTAGAGACTACTCGGTTCTTCCTCTCGATAGATGGCTTAGGCGCCTCGCGAGCGAGGCATATGGCGTGGAAGAACACGCAGTTGCCTCAGAGCTTCGTAGACGCTTTGGAAGCTTTGTTGGGCTAGCTGCTTGGCACACAACGATAGCATTCGACGCAGAGCCCATAAGCAGGGCGCTGAAGAGGCTCCGGGAGGGGAAAAACAAGCCAGGCCTTGTTGAGCCCTCACCGATGAGCCTTTGGCGCCATACTCCTTCGGAATAA
- a CDS encoding DNA double-strand break repair nuclease NurA translates to MESEEDVLKRFGLLDEDTEMVEFAPAVQKMLEKTRRLAERIAGRILSFRDDFDKIMSILDSLEWGILGYERPLPGVAVDSTFPIDGGVDLVGGHLAAVIAGYIGFGGVSGGEDKPVESIVDILFADDENMRSRIPLYAKIAEKKITLKVLENKEKGLLKPVIILFDGELVPYKLLFRPWRSIVKSKVLTRLDEATMRVLERAREQGVTLIGVVKRSYSRLLRVFNNGEKLPLNDKAIMSMILRPGSYVVLGKFSDLVPRYAEIIAEERKKEGKNVKGYVEGVKELLEKRPSYGEVIVAFYKPRQGPGQAVRVEILDYGNLGLERVLSILSALTNPATGLPYPIDLVDSYVRLESYMLELVRRRIIKHLVEMLKEEGLRGEHVVVMSHTNPEKRYLYEKKKF, encoded by the coding sequence ATGGAGAGCGAGGAGGACGTTCTTAAGCGCTTCGGATTACTTGATGAAGACACTGAGATGGTTGAGTTTGCACCAGCTGTTCAAAAGATGCTGGAGAAGACTAGGAGGCTTGCGGAGCGCATAGCTGGGCGCATATTGTCGTTTAGAGACGATTTCGACAAGATAATGAGCATCCTCGATAGTCTTGAATGGGGTATCCTAGGCTATGAACGGCCTCTGCCTGGTGTGGCTGTTGATTCGACTTTTCCCATTGATGGAGGAGTTGACCTAGTAGGCGGGCATTTAGCAGCGGTTATCGCAGGTTACATCGGCTTTGGCGGCGTCTCCGGCGGCGAAGATAAGCCCGTAGAGTCGATAGTGGATATTCTCTTTGCCGATGACGAGAATATGAGAAGCCGTATACCTCTCTACGCGAAGATAGCAGAGAAAAAGATCACATTAAAAGTTCTAGAGAATAAAGAGAAGGGCCTACTAAAGCCAGTTATCATACTATTTGACGGCGAACTTGTCCCGTACAAGCTGTTGTTTAGGCCCTGGCGGAGTATTGTGAAAAGCAAGGTGCTTACCAGGCTGGACGAGGCAACAATGAGGGTATTAGAGAGGGCAAGAGAGCAAGGAGTCACGCTTATAGGAGTAGTTAAGAGGAGTTATTCGCGCCTCTTACGCGTGTTTAATAATGGTGAGAAGCTTCCGCTAAACGATAAAGCAATTATGAGTATGATTCTCCGGCCTGGGAGCTACGTTGTCCTTGGAAAGTTTTCCGACCTTGTTCCACGCTATGCAGAGATAATAGCTGAGGAGCGCAAGAAGGAAGGAAAGAACGTTAAGGGATATGTTGAAGGAGTTAAAGAGCTCCTAGAGAAGAGGCCCAGCTACGGAGAAGTAATTGTCGCCTTCTATAAGCCTCGCCAAGGACCTGGTCAAGCGGTTAGAGTGGAAATTCTCGACTATGGTAACCTGGGCTTAGAGCGCGTACTTTCAATACTGTCGGCGCTCACTAATCCTGCAACAGGGCTACCATATCCCATAGACTTGGTTGATAGCTACGTACGCTTGGAATCATATATGCTTGAACTTGTGCGTAGAAGAATCATTAAGCACTTAGTCGAGATGCTCAAAGAGGAAGGGCTGCGAGGCGAGCATGTAGTGGTTATGAGTCATACGAATCCGGAAAAGCGCTATCTATACGAGAAGAAAAAGTTTTAG
- a CDS encoding TIGR00266 family protein, with translation MRWVKEHDPAYTVLKVFLEPGEEVYAEPGALMLLRGDVEVKTSSGGLAKALARRLLGGESFFINTYRAKSSAEIWFVPPLPGDIEAIDLRGDEWIIQDTSYLAHSGDIDIGAKFTGFRGLIAEGELFWLNAKGSGTLWVSSYGAIEKVNVGEGERLVIDNYHFVAMPAYTRYNVRKIGGLKTLFFGGEGLVIEVEGPTTVYVQTRILPPLARLLSKYISSNR, from the coding sequence ATGAGATGGGTCAAAGAACATGATCCTGCTTATACTGTGCTTAAAGTTTTCCTAGAGCCCGGGGAAGAGGTATATGCCGAACCAGGTGCCCTCATGCTTCTACGAGGAGATGTCGAAGTAAAGACTAGTAGTGGTGGACTTGCAAAAGCGCTTGCACGGAGATTGCTCGGGGGAGAAAGCTTTTTCATAAACACATACCGCGCTAAGAGCTCTGCCGAGATATGGTTTGTACCGCCACTTCCGGGCGATATAGAAGCTATAGATCTTAGAGGAGACGAGTGGATAATCCAGGATACGAGCTATCTGGCTCATAGCGGCGACATAGATATTGGTGCTAAGTTTACTGGGTTTAGGGGTCTCATCGCTGAAGGTGAGCTGTTCTGGCTTAATGCGAAGGGTTCTGGGACGCTTTGGGTATCGAGCTATGGCGCGATCGAGAAGGTTAATGTAGGTGAGGGGGAGAGACTTGTTATTGATAATTATCACTTCGTGGCCATGCCGGCATACACGAGGTATAATGTACGGAAGATAGGTGGGCTTAAGACGCTGTTCTTTGGCGGTGAGGGCCTGGTTATAGAGGTTGAAGGGCCTACGACCGTGTATGTTCAGACAAGAATACTGCCTCCTCTTGCTAGGCTCCTAAGCAAGTATATCTCGAGTAATCGCTGA
- a CDS encoding DHH family phosphoesterase: MKKGLECEELEEDLKAFLSILSDIGTPVVVTAHRNADPDAVGSAYVIRNVLRRRGIDARLLFPEGVSQVSKRVIKEVIGVEPSEIEDEAPKESAAVVILDTASYEQLGGLADFARQVIKIVIDHHSASKLAEEADIAFYDPNARATSEIVYLLVRDCMEESLETAELEALLAGIVYDTRHFILSTPRVLRVAARILEEGASLERVLRSLQSPPPDISQRIARIKAAKRMHAIRAGELIVVVTHVGAYESSVARALLDLGADIALVVSEHGAETRIVARSRRDVEEKYGIHLGRDIMEQLAKRLGGGGGGHAQAAAMTTRASLEKALSEVIKIVEELLRSRGLEPQVLV, from the coding sequence TTGAAGAAAGGCTTAGAATGCGAGGAGCTAGAGGAGGATCTGAAGGCGTTTCTCAGCATACTCAGTGATATTGGTACACCTGTCGTAGTCACAGCGCATAGGAATGCCGACCCCGATGCAGTTGGCTCAGCCTATGTCATACGCAATGTTCTTAGAAGACGGGGTATTGATGCCCGCCTATTATTCCCTGAAGGCGTGAGCCAAGTATCTAAGAGAGTTATTAAGGAAGTTATCGGTGTTGAGCCGAGCGAGATAGAGGACGAAGCGCCCAAGGAATCGGCCGCCGTAGTTATACTTGACACTGCCTCTTACGAGCAGCTTGGAGGCTTAGCAGACTTCGCTAGGCAGGTCATAAAGATAGTTATAGACCATCACTCGGCCAGCAAGCTCGCTGAAGAAGCAGACATAGCGTTTTATGATCCAAATGCGCGTGCAACGTCTGAGATAGTCTACCTTCTTGTCCGCGATTGTATGGAGGAAAGCCTTGAAACAGCCGAGCTAGAGGCGCTGCTCGCAGGCATAGTATACGATACCAGGCACTTCATACTATCAACTCCGAGAGTGCTTAGAGTTGCTGCAAGAATACTGGAAGAGGGTGCAAGCCTTGAACGAGTACTAAGATCTCTCCAGTCTCCTCCCCCCGACATCTCGCAGCGAATAGCCCGCATCAAGGCCGCTAAGCGCATGCACGCTATCCGGGCAGGCGAGCTAATAGTCGTAGTCACCCATGTTGGCGCATACGAGTCAAGTGTTGCTAGAGCACTACTAGACCTAGGAGCCGACATAGCCCTCGTTGTCTCGGAGCACGGGGCCGAGACCAGGATAGTTGCACGCTCTCGCAGAGACGTTGAGGAGAAGTACGGTATACACCTCGGCCGCGACATCATGGAGCAGCTTGCAAAGCGGCTCGGCGGCGGAGGCGGGGGACACGCACAAGCAGCTGCGATGACTACCAGGGCCTCGCTCGAGAAGGCACTAAGCGAAGTGATAAAAATTGTTGAAGAGCTCCTACGAAGTAGAGGATTAGAGCCCCAAGTACTCGTATAA
- a CDS encoding class I SAM-dependent rRNA methyltransferase produces MGRIEPLRVARVVGEGARLVSQKGALMVYRKWVKAPADVRRAELVVIEDSRGDVLGCGFYDDVGPVALRLIELNGCSFSDAREAVYALIERSLVLRKRLGLVGAESAYRLVHSDGDYLPGLIVDVYSDLAVIQLSSIVWDALRKIIVEALVDIVDVKHVYEKSVQRTRLDIGLKPYEKLLYGNHTFAYIREGEARFYVDARIGQKTGFFLDQRLNRIEFGKMAGGVVLDLFSYTGGFGIHALLGGAEKAIFVEEDEKAIKILRRNLELNKVSNKAIVVNDNVWRVLRRLQEKDEAFDSVSVDPPAFIPHPEAYERGLQAYKKLYSLSARLVSSEGIIVLSSCSAHLPRDRFRDVVSAAFQTAKRNYTPIGDIRSMPPDHPVRPSAPHLAYLKALFAIVY; encoded by the coding sequence TTGGGCAGAATTGAGCCCTTGAGAGTGGCCCGGGTTGTTGGTGAGGGTGCTAGGCTTGTTTCGCAGAAAGGAGCATTAATGGTTTACAGGAAATGGGTTAAGGCACCCGCAGACGTTAGACGCGCAGAGCTCGTAGTCATTGAGGATAGTAGAGGCGATGTTCTAGGATGCGGGTTCTACGACGACGTGGGCCCAGTCGCGCTTCGACTTATAGAACTAAATGGGTGCAGTTTCAGCGATGCACGCGAAGCGGTCTACGCGCTAATTGAGCGGAGCCTTGTCTTACGTAAGCGGCTTGGACTTGTGGGTGCTGAGTCTGCCTACCGCCTTGTACACAGTGATGGAGACTACTTGCCGGGTCTCATAGTTGATGTATACAGCGACTTAGCTGTAATACAGCTTAGCAGCATAGTCTGGGACGCATTGAGGAAAATTATTGTTGAGGCCCTCGTAGACATTGTTGATGTTAAACACGTCTACGAGAAGAGTGTACAGAGGACAAGACTCGATATAGGGCTTAAACCATATGAAAAACTATTGTACGGTAACCATACTTTCGCATATATACGTGAAGGCGAGGCAAGGTTCTACGTTGATGCACGGATAGGGCAAAAGACCGGCTTCTTTCTAGACCAGAGACTCAACCGTATTGAATTCGGCAAAATGGCTGGCGGCGTTGTTCTCGACCTGTTTAGCTATACCGGGGGCTTTGGGATACATGCACTACTAGGCGGGGCTGAGAAGGCCATCTTCGTAGAGGAGGACGAGAAGGCCATTAAGATACTAAGGAGGAACCTCGAACTCAACAAGGTCTCAAACAAGGCTATAGTAGTTAATGATAATGTTTGGAGAGTGCTGCGGCGATTACAAGAGAAAGACGAAGCCTTTGACTCAGTGTCGGTGGATCCTCCGGCGTTCATCCCGCACCCCGAAGCTTATGAACGAGGACTACAAGCATACAAGAAGCTATATTCGTTATCAGCTAGGCTAGTGAGCAGCGAAGGCATCATAGTGCTTAGTAGTTGTAGCGCTCATTTACCGAGGGATAGGTTTAGAGATGTTGTCTCTGCTGCATTCCAGACTGCTAAGAGGAACTATACGCCTATCGGGGACATTAGGAGTATGCCGCCTGACCATCCTGTGAGGCCCTCGGCCCCCCACCTCGCTTACCTTAAGGCCCTCTTCGCCATCGTTTACTAG
- a CDS encoding small multi-drug export protein, whose translation MDDKLLLVLILGLLPLYEPRYVYPVLSRSVEPVVALIASVLEAIFLSILLAYLSEEAWVLLEKLSTRYGFALTIKKRVIEARRKATRLVEKYGDIGLAVFVAVPLPVTGIYTGAVVAFLLGIPRPRTAMALAAGGVASVLIIAILTALGATLIGQN comes from the coding sequence ATGGACGATAAGCTTCTGCTAGTGCTCATACTTGGACTACTACCTCTCTATGAGCCTAGATATGTTTACCCCGTGCTCTCGCGCAGCGTAGAGCCCGTAGTCGCGCTCATAGCGTCGGTGCTGGAAGCCATCTTCTTGTCAATTCTCTTGGCATATCTCTCCGAAGAGGCGTGGGTGCTTCTCGAGAAGCTTTCTACAAGGTACGGCTTTGCCTTAACCATTAAGAAGAGGGTTATTGAGGCCCGTCGCAAGGCTACTCGGCTTGTAGAAAAATATGGGGACATAGGCTTAGCTGTTTTTGTCGCTGTCCCGTTGCCGGTCACCGGTATATACACTGGGGCTGTTGTTGCATTTCTTCTCGGGATACCCAGGCCTAGGACTGCTATGGCGCTTGCAGCTGGAGGCGTGGCATCGGTACTTATTATTGCTATACTGACCGCGTTGGGGGCGACACTCATTGGGCAGAATTGA